In Astyanax mexicanus isolate ESR-SI-001 chromosome 17, AstMex3_surface, whole genome shotgun sequence, a single window of DNA contains:
- the fkbp2 gene encoding peptidyl-prolyl cis-trans isomerase FKBP2 yields MKLYILLAVTLISLLTEVVHGAEKKKLQIGIKKRVDNCPIKSRKGDVLNMHYTGKLEDGTEFDSSIPRNQPFTFTLGTGQVIKGWDQGLLGMCEGEKRKLVIPSELGYGDRGAPPKIPGGATLIFEVELLSIERRADL; encoded by the exons ATGAAGCTGTACATTTTGCTAGCTGTGACCCTGATCTCCCTCCTCACAGAGGTTGTACATGGGGCTGAGAAGAAAAAGCTCCAGATCGGGATCAAGAAAAGGGTGGACAACTGTCCTATCAAGTCTCGAAAAGGAGATGTTCTGAATATGCACTACACT GGAAAGCTGGAGGATGGCACAGAATTTGACAGCAGTATACCCAGGAATCAGCCCTTCACCTTTACTCTGGGTACTGGACAGGTCATTAAAGGCTGGGACCAGGGTCTTCTAGG AATGTGTGAGGGAGAGAAGAGGAAGTTGGTCATTCCATCTGAGCTTG GTTATGGAGATAGAGGAGCCCCACCCAAAATTCCAG GTGGAGCCACACTCATCTTTGAAGTAGAGCTGCTGAGCATCGAAAGAAGAGCTGATTTATAG